One Equus caballus isolate H_3958 breed thoroughbred chromosome 17, TB-T2T, whole genome shotgun sequence DNA window includes the following coding sequences:
- the PCDH20 gene encoding protocadherin-20: MRGRGNARSSRALAVSWRPATWHPRLDMGHLSRPRSSSSHRTLPHLFLFFLFVGPFNCLASYSRATELLYSLNEGLPAGVLIGSLAEDLRLVPRAAGRQDQQSQSPERPGAEWNPPLSFSLASRGLSGQYVTLDNRSGELHTSAQEIDREALCLEGGGGAAWGGSISISSSPSSDACLLLLDVLVLPQEYFRFVKVKIAIRDINDNAPQFPVSQISVWVPENAPVNTRLAIEHPAMDPDIGTNGVQTYRLLDYHSMFTLDVEENENGERTPYLIVMGLLDRETQDQYVSIIIAEDGGSPPLLGSATLTISISDINDNCPLFTESQINVTVYGNATVGTPIATVQAVDRDLGTNAQITYSYSQKVPQASKDLFHLDETTGVIKLFSKIGGTVLQTHKLTILANGPGCIPAVITALVSIIKVIFRPPEIVPRYIANEMDGIVYLKELEPVNTPIAFFTIRDPEGKYKVNCHLDGEGPFRLSPYKPYNNEYLLETTKPMDYELQQFYEIAVVAWNSEGFHVKKIVKVQLLDDNDNDPIFLQPLIELTIEENNTPNAFLTKLYATDADSGERGQVSYFLGPDAPSYFSLDSVTGILTVSTQLDREEKEKYRYTVRAVDSGKPPRESVATVALTVLDKNDNSPRFINKDFSFFVPENFPGYGEIGVISVTDADAGRNGWVALSVVNQSDIFVIDTGKGMLRAKVSLDREQQSSYTLWVEAVDGGEPALSSTAKITILLLDINDNPPLVLFPQSNMSYLLVLPSTLPGSPVTEVYAVDKDTGMNAVIAYSIIGRRGPRPESFRIDPKTGNITLEEALLQTDYGLHRLLVKVSDHGYPEPLHSTVMVNLFVNDTVSNESYIESLLRKEPEINIEEKEPQISIEPTHRKVESVSCMPTLVALSVISLGSITLVTVMGIYICLRRGKKHHREDENLEVQIPLKGKIDLCMGERKPMDISNI; this comes from the exons ATGCGCGGCCGAGGGAATGCGCGCAGCTCCCGGGCCCTGGCAGTGAGCTGGCGCCCGGCGACCTGGCACCCGCGCTTGGATATGGGGCATCTAAGTCgtcccaggagcagcagcagccacagaaCCCTGCCG catctctttctgttttttctcttcgTGGGACCCTTCAACTGCCTCGCGAGTTACAGCCGGGCCACGGAGCTTCTGTACAGCCTGAACGAGGGACTGCCCGCGGGGGTGCTCATCGGCAGCCTGGCTGAGGACCTGCGGCTGGTGCCTCGGGCAGCGGGGAGGCAGGACCAGCAGTCGCAGTCGCCAGAGCGCCCCGGCGCTGAGTGGAACCCTCCCCTGTCCTTCAGCCTGGCCTCCCGGGGACTGAGTGGCCAGTACGTGACTCTAGACAACCGCTCCGGGGAGCTGCACACTTCTGCCCAGGAGATCGACCGGGAGGCCTTGTGTCTGGAGGGAGGTGGTGGGGCTGCCTGGGGCGGCAGCATTTCCATCTCTTCCTCGCCTTCCTCGGATGCTTGTCTTTTGCTTCTGGATGTTCTGGTCCTGCCTCAGGAATACTTCAGGTTTGTGAAGGTGAAAATCGCTATCCGGGACATCAATGACAATGCCCCGCAATTCCCGGTTTCCCAGATCTCGGTTTGGGTCCCAGAAAATGCACCTGTAAACACCCGGCTGGCCATAGAGCATCCTGCTATGGACCCAGATATAGGCACAAACGGGGTGCAGACCTACCGCCTGTTGGACTACCACAGTATGTTCACCCTGGACGTAGAGGAGAATGAGAATGGGGAGCGCACCCCCTACCTAATTGTCATGGGACTGTTGGACAGGGAGACCCAGGACCAGTATGTGAGCATCATCATAGCTGAGGATGGTGGGTCTCCACCACTGTTGGGCAGCGCCACCCTCACCATTAGCATAAGTGACATTAATGACAATTGCCCTCTCTTCACAGAATCACAAATCAATGTCACTGTGTATGGGAATGCTACAGTGGGCACACCAATTGCAACTGTCCAGGCTGTGGATAGAGACCTGGGAACCAATGCTCAGATCACCTACTCTTACAGCCAGAAAGTTCCACAAGCATCCAAGGATTTATTCCATCTGGATGAAACCACTGGAGTCATTAAACTTTTCAGTAAGATTGGGGGAACTGTTCTGCAAACACACAAGCTCACCATCCTTGCTAACGGGCCAGGCTGCATCCCTGCTGTGATCACTGCCCTCGTGTCCATTATCAAAGTCATTTTCAGACCACCTGAAATTGTTCCTCGTTATATAGCAAATGAGATGGATGGTATTGTTTACCTGAAAGAACTGGAACCTGTTAACACTCCGATTGCATTCTTCACCATAAGAGATCCAGAAGGGAAATACAAGGTGAACTGCCACCTGGATGGTGAAGGACCGTTTCGGTTGTCACCCTACAAACCATACAATAATGAATATTTGCTGGAAACCACAAAACCTATGGACTATGAGCTCCAGCAGTTCTACGAAATAGCTGTGGTGGCCTGGAACTCTGAGGGATTTCACGTCAAAAAAATTGTTAAAGTTCAACTTTTAGATGACAATGATAATGATCCTATTTTCCTTCAGCCCTTGATAGAACTAACCATCGAAGAAAACAACACACCCAATGCCTTTTTGACTAAGCTGTATGCTACAGATGCTGACAGTGGAGAGAGAGGCCAAGTTTCATATTTCCTGGGACCTGATGCTCCgtcatatttttctttagacAGTGTCACAGGAATCCTGACCGTTTCTACTCAGCTGGAccgagaggagaaagaaaagtacaggTACACGGTCAGAGCTGTGGACTCTGGAAAGCCACCCAGAGAATCCGTAGCTACTGTAGCTCTCACAGTGTTGGATAAAAATGACAATAGCCCTCGATTCATCAACAAGGACTTTAGCTTTTTTGTGCCAGAAAACTTTCCCGGATATGGTGAAATTGGAGTAATTAGTGTAACAGACGCTGATGCTGGGCGAAATGGATGGGTCGCTCTCTCGGTAGTGAACCAGAGTGATATTTTTGTCATAGACACAGGAAAGGGCATGCTGAGAGCTAAAGTCTCTTTGGACAGAGAGCAGCAAAGCTCCTACACTTTGTGGGTTGAAGCTGTTGATGGGGGTGAGCCTGCCCTCTCCTCTACCGCAAAAATCACAATTCTCCTTTTAGATATCAATGACAACCCTCCTCTTGTTTTATTTCCTCAGTCTAACATGTCTTACCTGTTGGTACTACCTTCTACACTCCCTGGCTCCCCTGTTACAGAGGTCTATGCTGTTGACAAAGACACAGGCATGAATGCTGTCATAGCTTACAGCATCATAGGGAGAAGAGGTCCTAGGCCTGAGTCCTTTAGGATTGACCCTAAAACTGGTAACATTACTTTGGAGGAGGCATTGCTGCAGACAGATTATGGACTCCATCGTTTACTGGTGAAAGTGAGTGATCACGGTTATCCCGAACCTCTCCATTCCACGGTCATGGTGAACCTATTTGTTAATGATACCGTCAGTAACGAGAGCTACATTGAGAGTCTTTTAAGGAAGGAACCAGAAATTAATATAGAGGAGAAAGAACCACAGATCTCAATAGAACCAACTCATAGGAAGGTTGAATCTGTGTCCTGTATGCCCACCTTAGTAGCTCTATCTGTAATAAGCTTGGGGTCTATCACACTTGTCACAGTGATGGGCATATACATCTGTTTAAGGAGAGGGAAAAAGCATCACAGGGAAGATGAAAATCTGGAAGTGCAAATTccactaaaaggaaaaattgactTGTGTATGGGAGAGAGGAAACCGATGGATATTTCCAATATTTGA